Below is a window of Ananas comosus cultivar F153 linkage group 9, ASM154086v1, whole genome shotgun sequence DNA.
GAAAGAGGACGAGGAAGGGGCCATCACGCTACTCATGCTCTCCAGAGATGTGAGGTGTTGGAgcagtggcggtggcggtgccGGCTTAATCCACTGTGTTCAAGAGTCATCTGATAAGAACTCTGTGGTTGTGGAGAACAAGAGGGTGGATTTGGCTTCTGACGAGAGCGAAGAGACGAAGAAGGCGAAGAGAACGCGGAGATCTCAGCTGGATGATTTGAGAAATGGGCGTCGGAGTAGAGGGATCGAGAAGGTGGAAGAATCTGATGCTTCCGACAATGGATTAATCGGAGATCATGGATTTGAGCAATTCGACGACACCCGCAGGGATCCGAGTTCGAATTCCGCTTCCGAATTCTGGATCAAGAGGGAGGGATCCGAACTCGAGGCTTCTCTGCATGGCGCTTCCAATGGCGATTTCGACGACGATAAATTGGCGGAGAAGAGACGGAGGAAGAGCAGATCATTCGAGTGCGTGGACTGCGACAAGGCCTTCCACTCCTACCAAGCTCTCGGTGGCCACAGAGCAAGCCACCACAAGAGGATTGATCAGAACGCAGATCTCATAGCGCGCCGCGGTGGATCGGGGAAGAAGGCGGCGGATCACGAGTGCTTGATCTGCGGCAGGAGCTTCGCGTCGGGGCAAGCATTGGGAGGCCACAAGAAGTCCCATTTGGGCTTAATTCAGCAGCAGAAGCTGCCCGAGAAGCCGGACGCGCTGCTGGATCTCAACATTCCGGCTTCGACTACGGAGGGGGACTGCGTTAGTACGAACAACGGGTCGATTCTGAGCTCCATTTATGGCGGATTGGCGGAAGCAGCATGCAGCATGCAGCATGAGCCATTAGTGGGTGTGCTCTCAAATTGATCGACGAAGCGCTTTCCGAAGCGGTGTGTATAGAATCATTTCCTAATTTCCTCCACCTGGATTCAACAGTGAGGTAAAAGATCCATCTCATGATCTCCTCCTAGTTTGTTTTCTTTCTCTGAGAacactctctcttcttcttcttcttcttcttcttcttcttttttgtttttcttttttgagatacTCATAACAAATTTGATGATTGAGGTGTTGGTAAAGCACAATGTTGGATAGTTCTGGAGCTCACTGATTTGTTTTGTGACCGCTAGTTTACCGAAAATGGattctttttgagtttttttttgtttttctctttctctttttttcctgaGATATACTCAATTGTATTTTGTCAAGGAGTTCAATAGTTCATTGGAGAAATTGATTCTTTCTTTTACCCTTATTATGTGCTCTTTTTTCCTGCAATTTGAGTACCGTAACCTGGAATGGCAAATGGGAAGCTCAAGTGTGTTTCTCTGTAGTTTTTATTAGATGCAATGTGAATAGGACTCTTAAAGTTTTAAGTAATAGTTTTAAGTAATAGTTGTAAGTTCAACTTCAATGATCAGTAAGTTTTCTCCTGTTCAATAATGTGTTTAGTGATTTAAAATACTCTTTTTTaagtttgtttgttttgttttgttttgttttgttttgttttgtttttcttttttttatcctccTGAGTTGCTCTGAGGATACAATAAAAAGTCAATGTTGGTGCTATAACCTAACTGGCTTTGTTAATATAATATTGTATTCTCAACCTCCTAAATGTTGCTTAAAATTTGGTGGTTAGAAACAAGTCATTTACAAAAGCAGTTCGGAGGTTCTCTTTTCTTCTGTGTTGTGCTTATCTGACATTATTGATGAAATTGTAAACACAGGGGGTGTTTTGAGTAGTCATCCAAATGAGATGGAAACAAAGTACCTGACATAGTAGGATTTAGAAGCTTCAAGCTCAGGCTAGAAATGA
It encodes the following:
- the LOC109714879 gene encoding zinc finger protein ZAT9, translating into MMETERRCHQKHRCKHCGKSFPSGRSLGGHMRCHAPPAAPATASPASEPDDKPQSGRSVVGVFSPAYGLRQNPKKTWWISADNVPAHGGANKSCRECGKRFASWKSLFGHMRSHSLKQLSTIEQEEEEEQEEEEEEEEEQQQQQQQQQEQEQQSKAEEEEEASRSRSDTVFGNVHVPRKRRRSRRAIASCSVSASEEYEKEDEEGAITLLMLSRDVRCWSSGGGGAGLIHCVQESSDKNSVVVENKRVDLASDESEETKKAKRTRRSQLDDLRNGRRSRGIEKVEESDASDNGLIGDHGFEQFDDTRRDPSSNSASEFWIKREGSELEASLHGASNGDFDDDKLAEKRRRKSRSFECVDCDKAFHSYQALGGHRASHHKRIDQNADLIARRGGSGKKAADHECLICGRSFASGQALGGHKKSHLGLIQQQKLPEKPDALLDLNIPASTTEGDCVSTNNGSILSSIYGGLAEAACSMQHEPLVGVLSN